Proteins encoded in a region of the Aerosakkonema funiforme FACHB-1375 genome:
- a CDS encoding serine hydrolase encodes MKYIVFSIGLLFLLLAALTVWQWETVWSVLEPVFADSENMQPTSQLKTPSELLEYIVAHPENVSLVAYEIGNSETGIFYRDAEKRPLASTIKILILAEYARQVEQGILSPDEAIDLNSVNVYYLPNTDGGAHSQALKEFQEKGYVNAENKIALRHIPRAMIRYSSNAATDYLIERLGRENIEKLPSVLGLPSEDVPLPLIGQFLSWNDTAISALPEERLKIYQAMSKSEYANLVYNLMSKWKTDAAFRDEKIKGLLKFISIKDQQAMAQALNPGGTAKGYAQIMERIYTNSLISPAVSQIMREYLEWPMQNEPVREKFDVLSAKGGSLPGIVTEAMYAKQKNSERGRVVALFFENIPSDEWLQLMQTYVQQDFEIQLLTDKQFFETVRQKLQRFSGN; translated from the coding sequence ATGAAGTATATCGTCTTTTCGATCGGCCTTCTCTTCCTCCTACTAGCTGCATTAACAGTCTGGCAATGGGAAACGGTTTGGAGCGTTCTCGAACCTGTGTTTGCCGACTCGGAAAATATGCAGCCAACATCTCAGTTAAAAACCCCGTCAGAATTGCTGGAATACATCGTCGCTCATCCTGAAAATGTTTCCTTAGTTGCTTATGAAATTGGCAATTCAGAAACAGGAATTTTCTACCGCGATGCAGAGAAACGGCCTTTGGCTTCCACAATTAAGATTCTTATTTTAGCAGAATATGCCCGACAAGTCGAACAAGGAATACTTTCCCCCGATGAAGCGATCGATCTAAATTCCGTCAATGTTTATTACCTGCCCAACACAGATGGCGGAGCCCATTCTCAAGCCTTAAAAGAATTTCAAGAAAAAGGATATGTGAATGCAGAAAATAAAATTGCCCTGCGGCATATTCCTCGTGCAATGATTCGCTATAGCAGCAACGCCGCCACTGACTATTTAATCGAACGATTGGGACGAGAAAATATTGAAAAATTGCCATCAGTATTAGGGTTACCTTCAGAAGATGTACCGCTTCCCCTCATCGGCCAGTTTTTAAGTTGGAACGATACAGCAATATCGGCTTTGCCAGAAGAACGCTTAAAAATTTACCAAGCAATGAGTAAAAGTGAATATGCTAATTTAGTATATAACTTAATGTCAAAGTGGAAAACTGATGCTGCTTTTCGCGATGAAAAAATCAAAGGGCTATTAAAATTTATCAGCATCAAAGACCAACAAGCAATGGCACAAGCTTTAAATCCCGGCGGAACCGCGAAGGGATACGCACAGATAATGGAGCGAATTTACACCAACTCTTTAATTTCGCCAGCCGTGTCGCAAATAATGCGCGAATATTTAGAATGGCCGATGCAAAATGAGCCTGTGCGCGAAAAATTTGATGTCCTTAGTGCAAAAGGAGGCAGCTTACCCGGTATCGTAACAGAAGCTATGTATGCAAAGCAGAAAAATAGCGAAAGGGGGAGAGTAGTAGCGCTATTCTTTGAAAATATTCCCTCCGATGAGTGGTTGCAGCTGATGCAAACCTATGTTCAACAAGATTTTGAAATCCAACTTCTGACTGACAAGCAGTTTTTTGAGACAGTCAGACAGAAGTTACAGCGCTTTTCAGGTAATTGA
- a CDS encoding superoxide dismutase produces the protein MTVTRRHFLILLGASVSSITVGACLASGDNISTADNKSTPGSTTNVAQNTGTFELPPLPYAYNALEPYIDARTMEFHHDKHHAAYVKNLNDAIAKYPELKGKTVEELLQNLNTVPEDIRTTIRNNGGGHLNHSMFWRIMKPNGGGEPTGAIADAIKTNFGSFAAFKQQFNDAGAKRFGSGWAWLVRTKDGKLQVTSTTNQDSPLMDGAYPIMGNDVWEHAYYLKYQNRRAEYLDAWWNVLNWDEINKRLQQANG, from the coding sequence ATGACTGTCACACGCCGCCATTTCCTCATTTTACTGGGAGCCAGTGTTAGTTCGATTACCGTGGGTGCTTGTCTGGCATCTGGGGATAATATATCGACAGCCGATAATAAATCTACCCCTGGGAGTACGACAAATGTCGCGCAGAACACAGGTACTTTTGAGTTGCCACCTTTACCTTATGCCTACAATGCTCTAGAACCATATATCGATGCTCGCACGATGGAGTTCCATCACGATAAACATCATGCCGCATATGTGAAAAACTTGAACGATGCGATCGCCAAATACCCCGAACTCAAAGGTAAGACTGTCGAAGAATTACTGCAAAACCTGAATACCGTCCCAGAGGATATTCGCACGACGATTCGCAACAATGGCGGCGGTCATCTCAACCACAGTATGTTCTGGCGAATTATGAAACCGAATGGTGGGGGAGAACCGACGGGTGCGATCGCAGATGCTATCAAAACTAATTTTGGCAGCTTTGCCGCCTTTAAGCAACAGTTCAACGATGCTGGCGCGAAGCGTTTCGGTAGCGGTTGGGCGTGGCTGGTACGCACTAAAGATGGCAAACTCCAGGTAACCAGTACAACCAACCAAGACAGCCCGTTAATGGATGGTGCTTATCCTATCATGGGCAATGATGTTTGGGAACACGCTTATTATCTCAAATACCAAAACCGCCGCGCCGAATATTTAGATGCTTGGTGGAATGTTCTCAACTGGGATGAAATCAACAAACGCTTGCAGCAAGCGAATGGTTGA